The Faecalibacter sp. LW9 genome has a segment encoding these proteins:
- a CDS encoding alpha/beta hydrolase, which produces MLETKLIEVNGLQYHIQNYQTAPHRPTLIFLHDSLGSVKLWRDFPLKLAEACQCNAVIYDREGHGESSPFQIQKRPTNYLEMGAETLHLIVSQLQLNHIILFGHSDGATISLWYAAKYPHHVLATIVEGVHVFVEEETLQGIREAKKALETTNLAERVAKYHGDKTEMLFRMWMETWLDPSYRHWNIEKDIQQISSPLLIFQGENDEFGTIEQVNKIKSNVTSLVIDHLIKDCGHNPHKEQAEFTLNKSKQFINHILNRHDVHVQ; this is translated from the coding sequence ATGTTAGAAACGAAATTAATTGAAGTGAATGGTCTTCAATATCATATTCAAAACTACCAAACAGCCCCCCATCGTCCCACCCTTATTTTTTTGCATGATTCGTTAGGATCCGTAAAACTATGGCGAGATTTTCCATTAAAATTAGCTGAAGCATGTCAATGCAATGCCGTGATTTATGATCGTGAAGGTCATGGAGAATCATCACCCTTTCAAATCCAAAAACGTCCTACTAATTATCTGGAAATGGGTGCTGAAACCTTGCATCTAATTGTTTCTCAACTTCAGCTAAATCATATCATCCTTTTTGGACACAGCGATGGAGCTACCATTTCGCTTTGGTATGCTGCAAAATATCCACATCATGTACTCGCTACGATTGTAGAAGGCGTACACGTTTTTGTTGAAGAAGAAACCCTACAAGGAATTCGTGAAGCGAAAAAAGCTTTAGAAACAACAAACCTTGCTGAACGCGTTGCAAAATATCATGGAGATAAAACGGAAATGTTATTTCGAATGTGGATGGAAACGTGGTTAGATCCATCATATCGCCATTGGAACATTGAAAAAGATATTCAACAAATTAGCTCTCCCCTATTAATATTTCAAGGTGAAAATGATGAATTTGGAACAATAGAACAAGTGAATAAAATCAAATCCAATGTGACTTCATTGGTGATTGATCATTTGATAAAAGATTGTGGACATAATCCCCATAAAGAACAAGCTGAATTTACCTTAAACAAATCAAAACAATTTATAAATCATATCTTAAATCGTCATGATGTACATGTACAATAA
- the gmk gene encoding guanylate kinase: protein MTKGKLIVFSAPSGAGKTTLVKHALETMDNIQFSISCTTREKREGEVHGKDYYYITPEEFKTKIANNEFVEYEEVYTNNFYGTLKSEVERITENGNSVIFDIDVVGALNIKKLYGEQCLTVFVNPPSLEVLKERLISRNTESEDKLKQRIDKAGIEMETAPQFDIMLLNDDLETAKKKTLEVIQNFISK, encoded by the coding sequence ATGACTAAAGGAAAATTAATCGTATTCTCAGCACCTTCAGGAGCGGGAAAAACGACGTTGGTAAAACATGCTTTAGAAACAATGGATAACATCCAATTTTCAATTTCTTGTACAACGCGTGAAAAAAGAGAAGGTGAAGTTCATGGGAAAGATTATTATTACATCACACCAGAAGAATTTAAAACTAAAATTGCCAATAATGAATTTGTAGAGTACGAAGAAGTGTACACCAACAATTTCTATGGGACATTAAAATCTGAGGTAGAACGTATCACAGAAAATGGAAATTCAGTAATTTTTGATATTGATGTGGTAGGTGCTTTAAACATCAAAAAATTATATGGTGAACAATGTTTAACCGTTTTCGTTAATCCACCATCATTAGAAGTTTTAAAAGAGCGTTTAATTTCTCGTAATACTGAAAGTGAGGATAAATTGAAACAACGCATTGATAAAGCAGGAATCGAAATGGAAACTGCGCCTCAATTCGATATTATGCTCTTAAACGATGATTTAGAAACGGCTAAAAAGAAAACTTTAGAAGTTATTCAGAATTTTATCTCAAAATAA
- a CDS encoding YicC/YloC family endoribonuclease: MIASMTGYGKSVLELPEKKITIEIRSLNSKTLDLNTRIPSYYREKELEIRNIISEKVQRGKVDFAMQVELNPAARTQKLNADLIKQYIVDFKQITPDVSEADLLPVVMRMPDVMNFSQEDLSDEEWSAIRETVIEAINALNTYRADEGAVLEKELTSYVENILQLLTQVDQFEGERIVTIKERFTKRLEELKAEIDQNRYEQEMIYFLEKLDITEEKVRLKNNCEYFIQQINEEGSNGKKLGFISQEIGREINTLGSKSNHADMQKIVVQMKDELEKIKEQSLNVL, from the coding sequence ATGATCGCATCAATGACAGGATACGGTAAATCTGTATTAGAATTACCAGAAAAAAAAATAACGATAGAAATTCGTTCCTTAAATAGTAAAACGTTGGATTTAAATACACGTATCCCATCGTATTACCGTGAAAAAGAACTAGAAATTAGAAATATTATTTCTGAAAAAGTTCAACGAGGAAAAGTTGATTTCGCGATGCAAGTAGAATTAAATCCAGCAGCTAGAACACAGAAACTAAATGCAGATTTAATTAAGCAATACATAGTGGACTTTAAACAAATTACACCAGATGTATCTGAAGCTGATTTATTACCAGTTGTCATGCGTATGCCTGATGTAATGAATTTTTCGCAAGAAGACTTATCTGATGAAGAATGGTCTGCTATACGAGAAACTGTTATCGAAGCCATTAATGCTTTAAATACTTACCGTGCTGATGAAGGTGCTGTTCTTGAAAAAGAATTGACAAGTTATGTAGAAAATATTCTTCAATTATTAACACAAGTGGATCAATTTGAAGGCGAACGTATTGTAACCATTAAAGAACGATTCACAAAACGTTTAGAGGAATTAAAAGCAGAAATCGATCAAAATCGATATGAACAAGAAATGATTTATTTCTTGGAAAAATTAGATATTACAGAAGAAAAAGTTCGTTTAAAGAACAATTGTGAATATTTTATACAACAAATCAACGAAGAGGGATCAAACGGTAAAAAATTAGGATTTATTTCTCAAGAAATTGGTCGTGAAATTAATACGTTGGGTTCTAAATCAAATCATGCGGACATGCAAAAAATTGTAGTTCAAATGAAAGATGAATTAGAAAAAATTAAAGAACAATCATTAAACGTTTTATAA
- the hutI gene encoding imidazolonepropionase, with product MKLIGPFKQLLTLAHLPLKGALKDEQLEIITDAGIVTDNDLIIAVGAYHNLKEQYHDATLEEIEGDQVLLPGFVDSHTHICFGGNRAKDFAMRLNGKTYLEIAESGGGIWSTVTQTRSKSADELKDITLSNAEQLIRKGTTTAEVKSGYALSVEGELKMLEGINLANQECEIDLIPTFLGAHMKAKDFTGSNHEYLRELIEKVFPILKEKQLTKRVDIFVEQSAFSVEEGDYYLTEAKKQGFELTIHADQFTTGGSQLAIKHKALSADHLEFSDEKEVRELAFSDVVATVLPGASIGLGMQFAPARKLLDRGCCVSIASDWNPGSAPMGDLLTQASILAAFQKLSTAEVLAGITFRAAKALNLEDRGILSIGKKADFVAFPTTDFQNIIYHQGQLQPSMVWKNGNRIH from the coding sequence ATGAAATTAATCGGACCTTTCAAACAACTTTTAACATTAGCCCATTTACCTTTAAAAGGAGCTTTAAAAGATGAACAGCTCGAAATCATCACAGATGCTGGTATTGTAACAGACAATGATCTTATAATTGCTGTAGGAGCATATCATAACTTAAAGGAACAATATCATGACGCAACTCTGGAAGAAATTGAAGGCGACCAAGTCCTTTTACCTGGGTTTGTAGATTCGCATACACACATTTGTTTTGGTGGAAATCGTGCTAAAGATTTTGCCATGCGATTGAATGGAAAAACCTATTTAGAAATTGCTGAAAGTGGCGGTGGAATTTGGTCTACAGTAACTCAAACCCGATCTAAATCTGCGGATGAATTAAAAGACATAACCCTTTCTAACGCAGAACAACTTATTCGTAAAGGAACAACGACTGCTGAAGTTAAAAGTGGTTATGCGCTTTCTGTAGAAGGTGAGCTTAAGATGTTAGAAGGAATTAATTTAGCAAATCAAGAATGTGAAATCGATTTGATTCCTACTTTTCTTGGTGCTCATATGAAAGCCAAAGATTTTACTGGTTCCAATCATGAATATTTAAGAGAATTGATTGAAAAAGTTTTTCCTATCTTGAAAGAAAAACAGCTCACTAAGCGTGTGGATATTTTTGTGGAACAATCTGCTTTTTCAGTGGAAGAAGGTGATTATTATTTGACTGAAGCTAAAAAACAAGGTTTTGAATTGACCATTCATGCGGATCAATTTACAACAGGTGGTAGCCAATTGGCGATAAAACATAAAGCATTAAGTGCAGATCATTTGGAATTTTCGGATGAAAAGGAAGTTCGAGAATTAGCCTTTTCAGATGTTGTTGCCACTGTATTACCCGGTGCATCAATTGGATTAGGAATGCAATTTGCACCTGCTCGAAAATTACTAGATCGTGGATGTTGTGTTTCCATTGCTTCCGATTGGAATCCTGGCTCTGCTCCTATGGGAGACTTACTCACTCAAGCATCAATTTTGGCTGCTTTTCAAAAATTATCAACAGCTGAAGTTTTGGCTGGAATTACATTTAGAGCGGCTAAAGCTTTAAATTTAGAAGATCGCGGGATATTAAGTATTGGTAAAAAAGCCGATTTTGTTGCATTTCCAACCACAGATTTTCAAAACATCATTTATCATCAAGGTCAATTACAACCTTCGATGGTTTGGAAGAATGGAAATCGAATTCATTAA
- a CDS encoding DUF3078 domain-containing protein, whose protein sequence is MKKITFVLSLLATNFVFSQAVKDGSVTTDSQRYLKEKKFDGRTEGWFIAGNNSLLFSQSAFSNWMAGGVNSIALNGNLDYEFNLTQGKHIWDNRILLGYGVQANKGEEARKTNDIIDLNSSYGYNVGNNWYLASALNFKTQFTAGYDYSTDPKTKISSFMAPAYLSFGIGMDYKPNDNFQVNIHPLTARVTFVLDEDLQFTGNYGLKNDGDSSFFELGAYLGARYKFQIMEGITYDNRLGIFANYLDQPQNMDIAYWGLLDLKVNRFVSAQVAINLLYDEDQIKKTQIKQTLGIGFNYKFDNQPKPETTARTIIHEQPLFDSMDEDITLAQHNELRKYPLLYQTSLVTQ, encoded by the coding sequence ATGAAAAAAATAACTTTCGTTCTTTCTTTACTTGCAACCAATTTTGTGTTTTCACAAGCTGTGAAAGATGGAAGCGTGACGACCGATAGTCAACGTTATCTGAAAGAAAAAAAATTTGATGGTCGTACTGAAGGCTGGTTTATTGCAGGTAATAATTCATTATTGTTTTCTCAAAGTGCATTTTCCAATTGGATGGCCGGTGGAGTAAATTCAATCGCTCTGAATGGAAATTTAGATTATGAATTTAACTTAACTCAAGGAAAACACATTTGGGATAACCGAATCCTCCTAGGTTATGGTGTACAAGCCAATAAAGGTGAAGAAGCCCGTAAAACCAATGATATTATTGATCTGAATTCATCCTATGGATACAATGTAGGTAACAATTGGTATTTAGCTTCAGCCCTTAATTTTAAGACACAGTTTACTGCAGGATATGATTATAGTACGGATCCAAAGACTAAAATTTCAAGTTTTATGGCTCCTGCATATTTAAGTTTTGGAATTGGGATGGACTATAAACCGAACGATAACTTCCAAGTTAATATTCATCCATTAACTGCACGAGTAACATTTGTCTTAGATGAAGATTTACAATTTACTGGAAATTATGGGTTAAAAAATGATGGCGATTCTTCTTTTTTTGAATTAGGAGCTTATCTCGGTGCACGATACAAATTTCAGATTATGGAAGGCATTACATACGATAATCGCTTAGGAATTTTCGCCAATTATTTAGATCAACCTCAAAATATGGATATTGCCTATTGGGGATTATTGGATTTAAAAGTCAATCGTTTTGTTTCAGCACAAGTCGCTATTAACTTATTATACGATGAAGACCAAATCAAGAAAACTCAAATCAAACAAACATTAGGTATTGGTTTTAATTATAAATTTGACAATCAACCAAAGCCTGAAACGACTGCGCGTACGATTATTCATGAGCAACCTTTATTTGATTCCATGGACGAAGATATAACTCTTGCCCAACATAATGAACTAAGAAAATATCCTCTTTTATATCAAACCAGTTTGGTAACACAATAA
- a CDS encoding DUF3078 domain-containing protein: MKFLISILFVFLSICSSAQFLDTNGNLIIDGRKYLKSKVDTTGRKSGWEIYGTNTLTVNQNTLSNWIAGGENSVSFIAKVDYEFNYRKKRNLWDNRFILEYGFLDNKTNGTRKTSDNINITSSYGYLWKKSWYLTASTNLRSQFAPGYDYGTTPKTLKSNLFAPAYLTLGVRANYNPTADFSLSIHPITSRTTIVADEQLRKKGTYGLKEDGDVMYFEIGAYVGARYKFKVFENVTYDNNIGIFSNYSKKPLNVDLVYSGVLNMKINNFMTTQLTINVAYDEDQIKKTQFKQTLGIGLTYKIDSTKKKEKKKKKEPIEPIKNIEIYPYIQNHKPLDMKSYRKVFEKDEVDESSIYLKSETVLDEFF, from the coding sequence ATGAAGTTCCTAATTTCGATACTATTCGTCTTTTTATCCATCTGCTCTTCTGCCCAATTTTTAGATACCAACGGGAATCTAATCATTGATGGTCGAAAGTATTTAAAATCAAAAGTGGATACAACGGGACGAAAATCAGGATGGGAAATCTACGGAACAAATACATTAACGGTCAATCAAAATACTCTTTCCAATTGGATTGCTGGAGGGGAAAATTCAGTCTCATTTATTGCAAAAGTGGATTATGAATTCAATTACCGTAAAAAAAGAAATCTTTGGGACAATCGCTTTATTCTTGAATACGGTTTCTTGGATAATAAAACCAATGGAACACGTAAAACATCGGATAATATTAATATCACTTCATCCTACGGTTATCTATGGAAAAAAAGTTGGTATTTAACGGCTTCTACTAATTTAAGATCTCAATTTGCTCCTGGATACGATTATGGGACAACGCCTAAAACTTTAAAATCTAACTTGTTTGCACCTGCATATCTTACATTAGGGGTCAGGGCCAATTACAATCCTACTGCCGATTTTTCATTAAGCATTCATCCTATTACATCGAGAACAACAATTGTAGCTGATGAACAATTACGAAAAAAAGGAACTTATGGATTAAAAGAAGATGGTGATGTGATGTATTTTGAGATTGGTGCATATGTTGGTGCCCGTTACAAATTTAAAGTGTTTGAAAATGTAACGTATGACAACAACATTGGAATCTTTTCAAATTATTCCAAAAAACCATTAAATGTCGATTTGGTCTATTCTGGTGTTCTCAACATGAAGATTAACAACTTCATGACGACTCAACTTACAATTAACGTTGCATATGATGAAGATCAAATCAAAAAAACGCAATTTAAACAAACATTAGGGATAGGTTTGACGTACAAAATTGATAGTACGAAAAAGAAAGAGAAAAAGAAGAAGAAAGAACCGATTGAACCTATAAAAAATATAGAAATTTATCCGTATATTCAAAATCACAAACCATTAGATATGAAGTCTTATCGTAAAGTTTTTGAGAAGGATGAAGTGGATGAATCTTCTATTTACTTAAAATCTGAAACGGTATTGGACGAATTCTTTTAA
- the hemH gene encoding ferrochelatase yields the protein MSKGILLVNLGSPDSTNVEDVRTYLREFLMDAKVIDSPWIIRKMIVELFILPKRPINSAEAYKKIWTDEGSPLIVYSKILQKRIQDQMDIPVGLAMRYKNPSIEFGIQELYNQGVRDILVVPLYPQYTMSTTETVADKVLEVQKKKFKDINVQFIKAFYNHPDYVKVLGDSIKDHLPEEYDKLLFSYHGIPERHDKKALKSAKISGLPIETYRNQCLETSRLVAEYLELPEDKYYTSFQSRLGKDPWIRPYTDETLEHFPENNGVKKLAVCTPAFVADCLETLEEISMEGREEFLHAGGESFTYIPCLNDRQDWIDTLVKWFKGWQNN from the coding sequence ATGAGTAAAGGAATATTATTAGTAAACCTTGGTTCGCCAGATTCTACTAATGTTGAAGATGTAAGAACATATCTACGAGAATTTTTAATGGATGCCAAAGTAATTGACTCGCCTTGGATCATTCGAAAAATGATTGTAGAATTATTTATCTTACCCAAAAGACCAATTAATTCTGCTGAAGCCTACAAGAAAATATGGACAGATGAAGGTTCTCCTTTAATCGTATATTCTAAAATTTTACAAAAAAGAATTCAAGATCAAATGGATATTCCTGTTGGTTTAGCGATGCGTTACAAAAATCCATCAATCGAATTCGGAATCCAAGAATTATACAACCAAGGTGTTCGCGATATTTTAGTTGTTCCTTTATATCCACAGTATACAATGTCTACTACTGAAACCGTTGCGGATAAAGTATTAGAAGTTCAGAAAAAGAAATTCAAAGACATTAATGTACAATTTATCAAAGCGTTCTATAATCACCCAGATTATGTAAAGGTTTTAGGTGACTCGATTAAAGATCATTTACCAGAAGAATATGATAAATTATTATTCTCTTATCATGGAATTCCGGAACGTCACGATAAAAAAGCATTAAAATCTGCAAAAATTAGTGGATTACCTATCGAGACTTATCGTAATCAATGTTTAGAAACTTCTCGATTGGTCGCTGAATATTTAGAATTACCAGAAGATAAATACTATACTTCGTTCCAATCACGTTTAGGAAAAGATCCTTGGATAAGACCTTATACAGATGAAACATTGGAACATTTCCCAGAAAATAATGGGGTGAAAAAATTAGCAGTATGTACACCAGCCTTCGTTGCCGATTGTTTAGAAACATTGGAAGAAATTTCGATGGAAGGCCGTGAAGAGTTCTTACATGCCGGTGGTGAATCATTCACATACATCCCATGTTTAAATGATCGCCAAGATTGGATTGATACTTTAGTAAAATGGTTTAAAGGTTGGCAAAATAATTAA
- the ruvB gene encoding Holliday junction branch migration DNA helicase RuvB: MSDLLNPDKEFYPDDDLNHENTVRPQSFDDFAGQEHILENLEIFVKASKLRGEALDHVLLHGPPGLGKTTLANIIANELGVGIKITSGPVLDKPSDLAGLLTNLEENDVLFIDEIHRMSPVIEEYLYSAMEDFKIDIMIESGPNARSIQIGLNPFTLIGATTRSGLLTAPLRARFGINFRFEYYNVELLSSIVERSSGILGTPIDLEAAIEIAGRSRGTPRIANALLRRTRDFAQIKGDGTINKAIAEFSLKALKVDDNGLDEMDNRILSTIIEKFKGGPVGITTLATAVGENGGTLEEVYEPYLIQEGYLMRTSRGRIATEKAYKHLGINYRGQNPMQTDIFDL; this comes from the coding sequence ATGTCTGATTTATTAAATCCAGATAAAGAATTTTATCCAGATGATGATTTAAACCACGAAAATACCGTTCGTCCCCAGAGTTTTGATGACTTTGCGGGTCAAGAACATATTTTAGAAAATTTAGAAATTTTTGTAAAAGCTTCTAAATTACGTGGAGAAGCATTGGATCATGTGTTATTGCATGGACCTCCAGGTTTAGGAAAAACAACTTTAGCGAATATTATTGCCAACGAATTAGGGGTTGGAATTAAAATTACATCAGGTCCAGTGTTGGATAAACCAAGTGATTTGGCTGGTTTATTGACTAATTTGGAAGAGAATGATGTGTTATTTATTGATGAGATTCATCGTATGTCACCTGTTATTGAAGAATATTTATATTCTGCAATGGAGGATTTTAAAATTGATATAATGATTGAGTCTGGTCCAAATGCACGTTCTATTCAAATTGGTTTAAACCCATTTACATTAATTGGAGCAACCACACGTTCAGGATTGTTAACAGCACCGTTAAGAGCGCGTTTCGGAATCAATTTCCGTTTCGAATATTACAATGTCGAATTATTGAGTTCTATAGTTGAACGTTCGTCAGGAATTTTAGGAACGCCCATTGATTTGGAAGCAGCCATCGAAATTGCAGGACGTAGCCGTGGTACACCTCGTATTGCAAATGCATTATTACGTCGTACACGAGACTTTGCACAGATTAAAGGAGACGGAACTATTAACAAAGCCATTGCTGAGTTTTCGTTAAAAGCATTAAAAGTAGATGACAATGGATTGGATGAAATGGATAACCGTATCTTATCAACCATTATCGAAAAATTTAAAGGTGGACCAGTTGGTATTACAACATTAGCGACTGCAGTTGGTGAGAATGGAGGAACGTTAGAAGAGGTGTACGAGCCTTATTTAATTCAAGAAGGTTATTTAATGCGTACGTCTCGCGGTCGTATTGCAACAGAGAAAGCGTACAAACATTTAGGAATTAATTATCGCGGTCAGAATCCAATGCAAACGGATATTTTTGATTTGTAG
- the queG gene encoding tRNA epoxyqueuosine(34) reductase QueG, protein MHLPTEEHIKIERTQRIKAKAEALGFLSCGIAKAEFLEEEAPRLESWLNQNYHGEMSYMANHFDMRLDPRLLVDGAKSVISLSYNYYQDLNRNPESYKVAMYAQGEDYHFVVKEKVRELLDFIQDEIGEVNGRAFTDSASIMEHAWARKAGIGWVGKNSLTLSKQKGSFFFLTELILGLDLVYDQPMETDHCGKCTRCIDACPTEAILPNRVVNGSQCISYFTIELKDQIPTEMKGKFDDWIFGCDVCQEVCPWNRFSLPTKQERFIGHEKINQMSKKEWEEITEDVFREIFKKSPVKRTKFSGLVRNIDFVK, encoded by the coding sequence ATGCATCTTCCAACAGAAGAACATATCAAAATAGAAAGAACCCAACGTATTAAAGCGAAAGCCGAAGCGTTGGGTTTTCTTTCTTGTGGAATTGCCAAAGCCGAATTTTTAGAGGAAGAAGCGCCTCGATTAGAATCATGGTTGAATCAAAACTATCATGGCGAAATGAGTTATATGGCGAATCATTTTGATATGCGTTTAGATCCACGTCTATTAGTGGATGGCGCAAAATCGGTGATTTCCCTTTCGTATAATTATTATCAAGATTTAAATCGAAATCCTGAATCTTATAAAGTTGCCATGTATGCACAAGGGGAAGACTATCACTTTGTGGTGAAAGAAAAGGTGCGCGAATTATTGGATTTTATCCAGGACGAAATAGGAGAGGTGAATGGAAGAGCATTTACCGATTCGGCCTCGATTATGGAACACGCCTGGGCGCGAAAAGCTGGTATTGGTTGGGTCGGAAAAAATTCATTGACCTTATCCAAACAAAAAGGTTCGTTTTTCTTTTTGACCGAATTAATTTTGGGTTTAGATTTAGTTTATGATCAACCCATGGAAACGGATCATTGTGGGAAATGTACCCGATGCATTGATGCTTGTCCCACTGAGGCGATTTTACCTAACCGTGTGGTGAATGGAAGTCAATGTATTTCGTATTTCACGATTGAATTAAAAGATCAAATTCCAACGGAAATGAAAGGAAAATTCGATGATTGGATTTTTGGTTGTGATGTTTGTCAAGAAGTTTGTCCTTGGAATAGATTTTCGCTACCAACGAAACAAGAACGATTTATTGGTCACGAAAAAATCAATCAAATGTCAAAAAAAGAATGGGAAGAAATCACTGAAGATGTGTTTCGCGAAATCTTTAAAAAATCTCCAGTGAAACGAACGAAATTTTCAGGTTTAGTACGAAATATTGATTTTGTAAAATAA
- a CDS encoding DUF5694 domain-containing protein has product MYNRNLMMFANLNNVPITKDDRIFILMGATHTAYFKDFLRRSPKFKEVNALQYLK; this is encoded by the coding sequence ATTTACAACAGAAATCTGATGATGTTTGCGAATCTAAATAATGTACCAATCACAAAAGATGACCGAATTTTTATTTTAATGGGCGCAACGCACACAGCGTATTTTAAAGATTTCTTAAGAAGATCACCAAAATTTAAAGAAGTAAATGCATTACAATATTTAAAATAA
- a CDS encoding LytTR family DNA-binding domain-containing protein has translation MKSEGRQVKIVFDDILYVEGLKDYLKIITKKSKHLILETMKSFEERLPSNFKRVHRSYLINTNHLTAIDGNSVYIKDKLIPVGETYRKEFKNMNL, from the coding sequence GTGAAATCCGAAGGCCGACAAGTAAAAATTGTATTTGATGATATTTTGTATGTTGAAGGTTTAAAAGATTATTTAAAAATTATAACTAAAAAATCAAAACATTTAATTTTAGAAACAATGAAAAGTTTTGAAGAACGTTTGCCATCTAATTTTAAACGAGTGCATCGTTCATATTTAATCAATACGAATCATTTAACTGCGATTGATGGAAATTCGGTTTATATAAAAGATAAATTGATTCCGGTAGGAGAAACTTATCGTAAAGAATTTAAAAATATGAACTTATGA
- the aroC gene encoding chorismate synthase — protein MNSFGRLFKISTFGESHGVAIGGVIDGVPSGIQLDFEWIQQQLDRRKPGQSSIVTQRKEPDIVQFLSGIMDGFTTGASIGFIIPNDNQKSHDYDHIKGVYRPSHADYTYDKKYGIRDHRGGGRTSARETANWVVGGAVAKHIIPEIKITAYVSGVGAIKLDNDYSKYDFSKIEETAVRCPDLAVAEQMIERIKQIRKEGDTIGGEVTCVIQNVPVGLGEPIFDKLHARLGQAMLSINAVKGFEYGEGFASTAMKGSEMNDQFNPDGTTKTNYSGGIQGGVSNGMDIYFKVAFKPVATLMQEQTTLNANGDMVEMHGKGRHDPCVVPRAVPIVEALAAITLADMVLIQRTRNI, from the coding sequence TTGAATTCATTCGGAAGATTATTTAAAATCTCAACATTTGGAGAAAGCCACGGTGTGGCAATAGGCGGCGTGATTGATGGAGTACCAAGTGGAATCCAATTGGATTTTGAATGGATACAACAACAATTGGATCGTCGTAAACCAGGACAATCTTCTATTGTAACGCAACGTAAAGAACCTGATATTGTACAATTTTTATCGGGTATTATGGATGGCTTTACAACAGGAGCATCTATTGGTTTTATTATCCCAAACGATAATCAAAAATCGCACGACTACGATCATATCAAAGGTGTTTATCGCCCATCGCACGCAGATTATACATACGATAAAAAATATGGAATCCGCGATCATCGTGGAGGTGGAAGAACTTCTGCACGCGAGACAGCCAATTGGGTTGTGGGTGGTGCAGTTGCAAAACATATTATTCCAGAAATCAAGATCACGGCTTATGTCAGCGGTGTTGGAGCGATTAAATTAGACAACGATTACTCGAAATATGATTTTTCTAAAATCGAAGAAACGGCAGTTCGTTGCCCTGATTTAGCTGTTGCTGAACAAATGATTGAGCGAATTAAACAAATCCGAAAAGAAGGTGATACCATTGGCGGCGAAGTAACGTGTGTTATTCAGAACGTGCCTGTTGGTTTAGGTGAACCAATTTTTGATAAATTACATGCTCGTTTAGGACAAGCGATGTTATCCATTAATGCGGTGAAAGGTTTTGAATACGGTGAAGGCTTTGCTTCAACTGCAATGAAAGGCTCAGAAATGAATGATCAATTCAATCCGGATGGAACTACAAAAACAAACTACTCTGGAGGAATCCAAGGTGGTGTTTCGAATGGAATGGATATTTATTTTAAAGTAGCTTTCAAACCAGTTGCAACATTAATGCAAGAACAAACAACGCTAAATGCAAATGGCGATATGGTAGAAATGCATGGAAAAGGTCGTCACGATCCTTGTGTTGTTCCAAGAGCCGTTCCTATCGTGGAAGCTTTAGCAGCAATAACACTTGCCGATATGGTTTTAATCCAAAGAACAAGAAATATATAA